A portion of the Actomonas aquatica genome contains these proteins:
- a CDS encoding DUF5069 domain-containing protein, producing the protein MSITHFAFPTTFRELYDHAVQAYRAGASSSAELYDEAQTAWLAANGINAQAMFDYAEDDVSGGAPGFEHALAIETIRRDYFLNVQKGVPSTVVADPDTWAGKAEAIDGIVWLPRILPKVRAKLRGELPASMMYCCGGDRNFFRTHDILPAEFLNLAWRHFDDDDAIIAWVKARSVAV; encoded by the coding sequence ATGTCGATCACGCACTTCGCCTTCCCTACCACGTTCCGCGAACTTTACGATCACGCCGTCCAAGCCTACCGGGCTGGGGCCAGCTCCTCTGCCGAGCTTTACGATGAGGCGCAAACCGCCTGGCTGGCCGCCAACGGCATCAACGCCCAGGCGATGTTTGACTACGCCGAGGACGACGTCTCCGGCGGCGCACCGGGCTTTGAACACGCCCTTGCGATCGAAACCATTCGCCGCGACTACTTCCTCAACGTCCAGAAGGGCGTGCCGTCGACCGTTGTGGCCGATCCGGATACCTGGGCGGGCAAAGCCGAAGCCATCGATGGCATCGTGTGGCTTCCCCGCATCCTCCCCAAGGTGCGCGCCAAGCTGCGTGGCGAGCTGCCGGCATCGATGATGTATTGCTGCGGCGGCGACCGAAACTTTTTCCGCACGCACGACATCCTGCCGGCCGAATTCCTCAATCTCGCATGGCGGCACTTCGATGACGACGATGCCATCATTGCCTGGGTGAAAGCCCGCTCGGTCGCGGTCTGA
- a CDS encoding (2Fe-2S)-binding protein, which yields MSSYTLKVNGESHTVDVAPDTPLLWVLRDHLNLVGTKYGCGMGLCGACTVHLNGAAMRSCQLPVSAVGAQPITTIEGLDPAGVSAVQQAWDEVDVPQCGYCQSGQIMSAAALLASNPQPTDSDIDSAMAGNLCRCGTYVRIRQAIHLAAEKTAAKA from the coding sequence ATGAGCAGCTACACCCTAAAGGTGAACGGCGAAAGCCACACCGTCGACGTCGCCCCCGATACTCCCCTCCTGTGGGTGCTGCGGGACCACCTCAACCTTGTGGGCACCAAATATGGTTGCGGTATGGGACTTTGCGGCGCGTGCACCGTGCACCTCAACGGCGCGGCCATGCGATCCTGCCAACTGCCGGTGTCCGCCGTCGGGGCGCAACCCATCACCACCATCGAGGGGCTCGATCCGGCCGGCGTCTCCGCCGTGCAACAAGCTTGGGATGAGGTCGACGTGCCGCAGTGCGGCTACTGCCAGTCCGGCCAGATCATGAGTGCCGCCGCGCTGCTCGCCTCCAACCCGCAGCCGACCGATAGCGACATCGACTCGGCCATGGCGGGCAACCTCTGCCGTTGCGGCACCTACGTCCGCATCCGCCAAGCCATTCACCTCGCCGCCGAAAAGACCGCGGCCAAAGCCTAA
- a CDS encoding xanthine dehydrogenase family protein molybdopterin-binding subunit has translation MNTELASRFADRNAAATGVSRRGFIKTTGAAYAGLSLGLMLPGRSAAADKNPAFPAPDDGDFAPNFHLRIARDGSVVIVSQNPECGQGVKTALPMLIAEELEVTWDSVQITQAGLDNRYQRQMAGGSGATPAHFMEFRRLGATAKAMLITAAAQSWDVPESECHAAANAVHHAASGRSLGYGELVTAASALEVPDAESVQLKDPQDFKILGKRIPGIDNPALFTGKPLFGIDQTVPGMVHATFIKCPTFGGTVKNANLDHVKRQPGVTDAFVIEGNGKIDELLPGVAILGVDTWSVLKAASRALIVEWDYPEETAGQSTDGFYAQAEKLSAGEPQKELRADGDVDTALTQASASLESYYTYPYLSHATLEPQNCVAVVTADRAEIWAPTQLPSWGRGLIAGNLGIPEENVFIHMTRIGGGFGRRLISDYMVQCAAIAQRAGVPVKMTWSREEDTQHDLYRAAGWHRFKGGVDAAGKLVAWQDHFVTVGQQSDSEPGRGAGISSDEFPGRFVPNFKLSQTVINTGIPLGWWRAPGSCAIAFATQSFLDELAQASGVDPVEFKLAVLGEEAKPAAGGRGPEYHGGRMSTVVKDAAAKIGWGKTLPKGEGLGVAFHFSHLGYVAIGAHVQVSPAGQLTVKRVVASCDVGETIMNLSGAENQVQGSIVDGLSSALGLQVTVANGAVQQSNFHDYPLMRINGTPEKIEVHFISTPFPTTGLGEPALPPLAPAIGNAIFAATGKRVRSMPFNQVDLSWS, from the coding sequence ATGAACACGGAACTCGCCTCCCGCTTCGCCGATCGCAACGCCGCCGCAACCGGCGTCAGTCGCCGCGGTTTTATCAAAACCACCGGTGCGGCCTACGCCGGCCTCAGCCTCGGCCTCATGTTGCCGGGCCGGTCTGCCGCCGCCGACAAGAACCCGGCCTTCCCCGCCCCTGACGACGGGGACTTTGCGCCCAACTTTCACCTCCGCATCGCTCGCGACGGCAGCGTCGTAATCGTTTCCCAAAACCCCGAATGCGGTCAGGGCGTGAAGACCGCCCTGCCCATGCTGATCGCCGAAGAACTCGAGGTCACTTGGGACAGCGTGCAGATCACCCAAGCTGGTCTCGACAACCGCTACCAACGCCAGATGGCCGGCGGTTCGGGCGCCACCCCGGCGCATTTCATGGAATTTCGCCGCCTCGGCGCCACCGCCAAGGCCATGCTCATCACGGCCGCCGCCCAGAGCTGGGACGTGCCGGAGTCCGAGTGCCACGCGGCCGCCAACGCTGTGCACCACGCCGCCAGTGGCCGCTCGCTCGGTTACGGAGAACTCGTCACCGCCGCGTCTGCCCTCGAAGTGCCGGACGCCGAGTCCGTGCAGCTCAAGGACCCGCAGGACTTCAAGATTCTCGGTAAACGTATCCCGGGGATCGACAACCCCGCGCTGTTTACCGGCAAACCACTTTTCGGCATCGACCAAACCGTCCCCGGCATGGTCCACGCCACCTTCATCAAGTGTCCAACCTTCGGCGGCACGGTGAAGAACGCCAACCTCGACCACGTGAAGCGCCAGCCCGGCGTGACCGACGCCTTCGTCATCGAGGGCAATGGCAAGATCGACGAACTCTTACCCGGCGTCGCCATCCTCGGCGTCGACACCTGGTCGGTGCTCAAAGCCGCCAGCCGCGCCCTCATCGTCGAATGGGACTACCCCGAGGAGACAGCCGGCCAAAGCACCGATGGTTTCTACGCTCAGGCCGAGAAACTCTCCGCCGGTGAGCCGCAGAAAGAGCTCCGCGCCGACGGTGACGTCGATACCGCCCTCACCCAAGCGAGCGCGTCCCTCGAGTCGTATTACACCTACCCGTATCTGTCGCACGCCACGCTTGAGCCACAAAACTGCGTCGCCGTGGTCACGGCCGACCGCGCCGAAATCTGGGCACCGACTCAGCTCCCGAGCTGGGGCCGCGGACTCATCGCTGGCAATCTCGGCATCCCGGAAGAAAACGTCTTCATCCACATGACTCGCATTGGCGGTGGATTCGGCCGCCGGCTCATCAGCGACTACATGGTGCAGTGCGCCGCCATCGCGCAACGCGCCGGCGTGCCGGTCAAGATGACCTGGAGTCGCGAGGAAGACACGCAGCACGACCTCTACCGCGCGGCGGGTTGGCATCGCTTCAAGGGCGGCGTCGATGCGGCCGGCAAACTGGTCGCCTGGCAGGATCACTTCGTCACCGTCGGCCAGCAGAGCGATTCCGAGCCGGGTCGTGGCGCCGGCATCAGCAGCGACGAGTTCCCCGGCCGCTTCGTGCCGAACTTCAAACTCTCCCAAACCGTCATCAACACCGGCATACCGCTCGGTTGGTGGCGTGCCCCGGGTTCGTGCGCCATCGCCTTTGCCACCCAATCCTTCCTCGACGAGTTGGCGCAGGCGTCCGGCGTTGATCCGGTCGAGTTCAAACTAGCCGTCTTGGGCGAAGAGGCCAAACCCGCCGCCGGTGGTCGCGGCCCCGAATACCACGGCGGTCGCATGTCGACCGTCGTGAAGGACGCCGCCGCCAAGATCGGCTGGGGCAAAACGCTCCCCAAGGGCGAAGGCCTCGGCGTGGCGTTCCACTTCAGCCATCTCGGCTACGTTGCCATCGGTGCCCATGTGCAGGTGAGTCCTGCCGGTCAACTCACGGTCAAACGCGTCGTCGCCAGCTGTGATGTGGGCGAGACCATCATGAACCTCAGCGGTGCCGAGAACCAGGTGCAGGGCTCCATCGTGGATGGCTTGTCCTCCGCCCTCGGCTTGCAGGTGACCGTGGCCAATGGCGCCGTCCAGCAGTCGAACTTCCACGACTACCCGCTCATGCGTATCAACGGCACGCCGGAGAAGATCGAGGTGCACTTCATCTCCACGCCTTTCCCGACCACTGGACTCGGCGAACCGGCCCTGCCGCCGCTCGCGCCTGCCATTGGCAACGCTATCTTTGCCGCCACCGGCAAACGCGTGCGAAGCATGCCCTTCAACCAAGTCGACCTCAGCTGGAGCTGA
- a CDS encoding Gfo/Idh/MocA family protein, producing the protein MQLDPNLSRRSFLKKTSIASTAAMAFPAIMKGQGGAASPNSKLNLAIVGVGGRGRNAIEALVGETFVAFCDVDDKMAAEAYQNYPDVPRFRDYREMFATMGDKIDGVVISTPDHMHFPIAMTAIAHGKHVYVEKPLTHTVEEARLLTAAAKKAGVITQMGNQGHSNEGTRLLKEWIAAGVLGEVREVHSWTNRPIWPQGLPWPDHSKMLPVVPDTLDWNLWLGVAPERAYDPAYVPFAWRGWWDFGCGAFGDMACHIMDAAYWGLELTAPTAVEAFSAKMTEHACPVSSVVKFDFAARGNMPSVKWTWYDGGLTPTLPPEFEAGRQLPRDGSGSFIIGSEASVLSTTYNSSIRIFPETKMREIAPNLPPKTLPRVPTSNHHEAWAIAIREGYQPAANFDYAGPFSETVLLGNVAIRANRRIEWDAANMKIPNLPSAEQYLTKSYRPGFF; encoded by the coding sequence ATGCAACTCGACCCCAACCTCTCCCGCCGCAGTTTCCTCAAAAAAACCTCAATCGCCTCCACCGCCGCCATGGCGTTTCCGGCGATCATGAAAGGCCAGGGCGGCGCCGCTTCGCCCAATTCGAAGCTCAATCTCGCCATCGTCGGCGTCGGCGGTCGCGGTCGCAACGCCATCGAGGCCCTGGTGGGCGAGACCTTCGTCGCCTTCTGCGACGTCGACGACAAGATGGCCGCCGAGGCGTATCAGAATTATCCCGACGTCCCTCGCTTCCGCGACTACCGCGAAATGTTCGCCACTATGGGCGACAAGATCGACGGCGTGGTCATCTCCACGCCCGACCACATGCACTTCCCGATCGCGATGACCGCGATCGCTCACGGCAAACACGTTTACGTCGAAAAGCCGCTCACCCACACGGTTGAGGAAGCCCGCCTTCTGACCGCCGCCGCCAAGAAAGCCGGCGTCATCACCCAGATGGGCAACCAAGGTCACAGCAACGAAGGCACCCGCCTCCTCAAAGAGTGGATCGCCGCCGGCGTGCTCGGCGAGGTGCGTGAAGTGCACAGCTGGACCAATCGTCCGATCTGGCCGCAGGGCCTGCCGTGGCCCGACCACAGCAAGATGCTTCCCGTGGTGCCCGACACCCTCGATTGGAACCTCTGGCTCGGTGTCGCGCCGGAACGCGCCTACGACCCGGCTTACGTGCCCTTCGCTTGGCGCGGTTGGTGGGACTTCGGCTGCGGCGCCTTTGGCGACATGGCCTGCCACATCATGGACGCGGCCTACTGGGGCCTCGAACTTACCGCGCCGACGGCCGTGGAAGCGTTCTCCGCCAAGATGACGGAACACGCCTGCCCGGTCAGCTCGGTGGTGAAGTTCGACTTTGCCGCGCGCGGCAACATGCCCAGCGTGAAGTGGACCTGGTATGATGGCGGTCTCACCCCCACCCTGCCGCCCGAATTCGAAGCCGGCCGCCAACTCCCGCGCGACGGCTCCGGCAGCTTCATCATCGGCTCCGAAGCGAGCGTGCTGAGCACCACCTACAACAGCTCGATCCGCATCTTCCCGGAAACCAAGATGCGCGAGATCGCGCCGAACCTGCCGCCCAAGACCCTGCCGCGCGTGCCGACCAGCAACCACCACGAAGCTTGGGCCATCGCCATCCGCGAGGGTTATCAGCCGGCCGCCAATTTCGACTACGCCGGCCCGTTCAGCGAGACCGTGCTGCTCGGCAACGTGGCCATCCGGGCCAACCGCCGCATCGAATGGGACGCCGCCAACATGAAGATCCCCAACCTGCCGTCGGCGGAGCAATACCTCACCAAGTCCTACCGCCCGGGCTTCTTCTAA
- a CDS encoding Gfo/Idh/MocA family oxidoreductase, with translation MTDSPSPQLNPTSWSRRGFLKTGLAAGGMVLAAPAVLRGQPSANAINIALVGVGSQGRVLLDSMLNIPELNFVAVCDIWELSQRYGVNRLKKAGFNPNGYTDIEDMLAKEQNLDAVIIATPDFWHAPHTNMCLKAGLHVYCEKMMAHTVESARSMVQTMRETGKLLQIGHQRRSNPRYLHALHNIIEKAKIPGRITNINGQWNRAVSEDLGWPKRYEIPADTLQRYGFKDMHQFRNWRWFKDLSGGPISDLGAHQIDIFNWFLGTGPKSVMASGGADYYDTHEWYDNVMAIFEYDTAQGPVRAFYQVLTTTSAGGGYFEQFMGDEGSVKISENPNLTKVYREDRAPDWEKWIELNYLRRSAGAPAPKEAATVDVRETAPLVAYDLPVVLDKPLHQPHLENFFAAVRGQAKLNCDAAHAFESEAAIFKVNPAVAARKALDFTPEDFKA, from the coding sequence ATGACCGACTCCCCTTCCCCTCAGTTAAACCCCACGTCCTGGTCCCGCCGCGGCTTCCTCAAAACCGGCCTCGCTGCCGGCGGCATGGTGCTCGCCGCCCCGGCCGTGCTCCGTGGCCAACCGTCCGCCAACGCGATCAACATCGCGCTCGTCGGCGTCGGCTCGCAGGGCCGCGTGTTGCTCGATTCGATGCTCAACATCCCTGAGCTCAACTTCGTGGCCGTCTGCGACATCTGGGAACTTTCCCAACGCTACGGCGTGAACCGCCTCAAGAAGGCTGGCTTCAACCCCAACGGCTACACCGACATCGAGGACATGCTCGCCAAGGAGCAGAACCTCGACGCCGTCATCATCGCCACCCCCGACTTCTGGCACGCCCCGCACACCAACATGTGCCTCAAGGCCGGCCTCCACGTCTACTGCGAGAAGATGATGGCCCACACCGTCGAGTCGGCCCGCTCGATGGTCCAGACCATGCGCGAAACCGGCAAGCTGCTGCAGATCGGCCACCAACGCCGCAGCAACCCGCGCTACCTGCACGCGCTGCACAACATCATCGAGAAGGCCAAGATCCCCGGCCGTATCACCAACATCAACGGCCAGTGGAACCGCGCCGTCTCCGAAGATCTCGGCTGGCCCAAACGCTACGAGATCCCGGCCGACACCTTGCAGCGCTACGGCTTCAAGGACATGCACCAGTTCCGCAATTGGCGCTGGTTCAAAGACCTCTCCGGCGGCCCCATCTCCGACCTCGGCGCCCACCAGATCGACATCTTCAACTGGTTCCTCGGCACCGGCCCGAAGAGCGTCATGGCCTCCGGCGGCGCCGACTACTACGACACCCACGAATGGTATGACAACGTCATGGCCATCTTCGAATACGACACCGCCCAGGGCCCGGTGCGCGCCTTCTACCAGGTGCTCACCACCACCAGCGCCGGCGGCGGATACTTCGAGCAGTTTATGGGCGACGAGGGTTCGGTGAAGATCTCCGAGAACCCGAATCTCACCAAAGTTTACCGCGAAGACCGCGCCCCCGATTGGGAAAAATGGATCGAGCTAAACTACCTGCGTCGCTCCGCCGGAGCCCCCGCCCCCAAGGAAGCCGCCACCGTCGACGTGCGCGAAACCGCGCCCCTCGTCGCGTATGATCTCCCCGTCGTGCTCGACAAACCGCTGCACCAACCCCACCTCGAAAACTTCTTCGCTGCCGTGCGAGGTCAGGCCAAACTCAACTGCGACGCCGCTCACGCCTTCGAAAGCGAAGCCGCCATCTTCAAGGTCAACCCGGCCGTCGCCGCCCGCAAGGCCCTCGACTTCACCCCCGAAGACTTCAAAGCCTGA
- a CDS encoding discoidin domain-containing protein, with protein MIRPLIFTALATCATVALAESKLELEFPPPKVTSTPAPIKLSNLEAPNTPAPDIMVPNDVTNVAAGKTVTSSDPWPIIGELDMVTDGDKESEDGYYVELGEMQQWVQIDLESETEIFGIGLWHYHAQPRAYLDVIVQVSNDPEFASGVTTLFNNDNDNSSDMGRGEDPAYLEKNYGRLIPGKQAKARYVRLYSNGNTSDGLNHYIEVEVFGRPVE; from the coding sequence ATGATTCGTCCCCTGATTTTCACCGCCCTCGCCACCTGCGCGACTGTCGCCCTCGCCGAGTCGAAGCTTGAGCTTGAGTTTCCGCCGCCGAAGGTCACCTCCACCCCGGCGCCGATCAAGCTGTCCAACCTCGAAGCCCCCAACACTCCGGCTCCCGACATCATGGTCCCCAACGACGTCACCAACGTCGCCGCCGGCAAGACCGTCACCTCCTCCGACCCGTGGCCCATCATCGGCGAACTCGATATGGTCACCGACGGCGACAAGGAGTCCGAGGACGGTTACTACGTCGAACTCGGCGAGATGCAGCAATGGGTGCAGATCGACCTCGAGTCCGAAACCGAGATCTTCGGCATCGGCCTGTGGCACTACCACGCCCAGCCGCGCGCCTACCTCGATGTGATTGTGCAGGTATCCAACGACCCGGAATTCGCCTCCGGCGTGACCACCCTCTTTAACAACGACAACGACAACTCCTCCGACATGGGTCGCGGTGAGGACCCGGCGTATCTGGAAAAGAACTACGGCCGCCTCATCCCCGGCAAACAGGCCAAAGCCCGCTACGTGCGCCTCTATTCCAATGGCAATACCAGCGACGGCCTGAACCACTACATCGAGGTCGAAGTCTTCGGTCGTCCGGTCGAATAA
- a CDS encoding FAD:protein FMN transferase has protein sequence MSNPPPLVQLLELEGLQRFEHEAMATQFVLHLAPPPGGSVRQVAAEAFALLDRLEDQLSFYREGSDVTRINRASPGEVVRINEITHHCLLTALEVSAASAGAFDPFAGGAALIAKGQPLPPHLRDVPSPEPDDQRPALALDPAQPLITKLEGSRWLDLGAVGKGAALNAMAALLQDWDIPTAVLVAGGSSIKVFGPPPQSDQTTWTLRLAALPGQPEVELPAPFALGASGGGFQAGHIIAPSGFTSRTQSLVLAPDAALADALSTAAYLLSDDALQRLFAEAEDCAVLATRERAAPLRTGVFATWRRAAPQLSLVIPCWREQERLPPFLEALAAAIDTAALPVEVLVVDDGSPADDAAATREAVRRISERFPQIQPMIDIDRHRGKGGAVYWGWRHAAPSVQWLGFVDADGAIPPEEVVRGIQQTLAQPDDASPRLIAATRYHRDSTRRVQRGFWRQRTGGWFANWARTQLQLGAADSQCGFKVVPAAWWRDREPWQVDGYDFDLELLLAARDDQLTVRNLPITWREIPGSHVGVGDGLNLVKVVKRLRRERPPRG, from the coding sequence ATGAGTAACCCGCCCCCGCTTGTTCAATTGCTCGAACTCGAAGGCCTGCAGCGCTTCGAACACGAGGCCATGGCGACTCAGTTTGTGCTGCATTTGGCTCCGCCGCCTGGCGGCTCGGTCCGGCAGGTGGCCGCCGAAGCGTTTGCCTTACTCGACCGCCTGGAGGACCAGCTCAGCTTTTACCGCGAAGGCAGCGACGTCACGCGGATCAACCGCGCGTCGCCGGGCGAGGTCGTGCGCATCAACGAAATCACCCACCATTGCCTGCTCACCGCGCTGGAAGTGTCGGCCGCCAGTGCAGGCGCCTTCGACCCCTTTGCCGGTGGTGCAGCCCTGATCGCCAAGGGTCAGCCGCTACCGCCGCACTTGCGCGACGTTCCTTCGCCCGAGCCCGACGATCAACGTCCGGCACTGGCGCTGGATCCCGCGCAGCCGCTGATCACCAAACTCGAGGGCAGCCGCTGGCTAGACCTCGGCGCCGTCGGCAAAGGCGCCGCCCTCAACGCGATGGCTGCGCTGCTGCAGGACTGGGATATTCCCACCGCCGTGCTCGTGGCCGGCGGCTCCAGCATCAAGGTGTTCGGCCCACCGCCGCAAAGCGACCAAACCACTTGGACGCTGCGTCTCGCCGCGCTCCCCGGCCAACCGGAAGTTGAACTCCCCGCCCCCTTCGCCCTCGGCGCCTCCGGCGGCGGGTTCCAAGCCGGCCACATCATCGCACCAAGCGGTTTCACTTCTCGCACGCAATCGCTGGTGCTGGCGCCGGACGCCGCCCTCGCCGATGCACTTTCAACGGCTGCTTACCTGCTATCCGACGACGCCCTGCAACGTCTGTTTGCCGAAGCCGAAGATTGCGCGGTCTTGGCGACGCGCGAGAGAGCGGCGCCGCTGCGCACGGGTGTATTCGCCACGTGGAGACGAGCGGCTCCGCAACTCTCGCTGGTCATTCCCTGTTGGCGTGAACAGGAACGCCTGCCGCCGTTTCTTGAAGCCCTCGCAGCAGCCATCGACACCGCTGCGCTGCCGGTGGAAGTGCTCGTCGTCGACGATGGTTCACCCGCCGACGATGCTGCCGCCACCCGCGAGGCGGTGCGACGTATCAGCGAACGTTTCCCGCAAATCCAGCCGATGATCGACATCGATCGCCACCGCGGCAAAGGCGGGGCGGTGTATTGGGGTTGGCGCCACGCCGCCCCCTCCGTGCAGTGGCTGGGTTTTGTCGATGCCGACGGCGCGATTCCGCCCGAAGAAGTCGTGCGCGGCATCCAGCAGACGCTAGCTCAACCCGACGACGCGTCACCGCGCCTCATCGCCGCGACACGCTACCACCGCGATTCGACGCGACGCGTTCAGCGTGGATTCTGGCGACAACGCACCGGCGGCTGGTTCGCCAACTGGGCCCGCACTCAGTTGCAACTCGGCGCCGCCGACAGCCAATGTGGTTTTAAGGTGGTTCCCGCGGCGTGGTGGCGTGATCGCGAGCCATGGCAGGTCGACGGTTATGACTTCGACCTCGAGCTCTTGCTGGCCGCACGTGACGACCAACTCACCGTGAGAAACCTTCCGATCACGTGGCGCGAAATCCCGGGATCCCACGTCGGCGTCGGCGACGGTCTGAACCTGGTCAAAGTCGTCAAACGCCTCCGCCGCGAACGGCCGCCAAGGGGCTAA
- a CDS encoding DNA polymerase domain-containing protein — MTAPAAGSLCGIWVDRDGTVHLSHRTADGGRLASSVPLRPFAWLAEAPDDGAFAGVEVRPLEGEGAFTWIAEAESLSTYDALVKSTRGGWACDAVKPLESQHLLRERQRLFADVSFGQLRRCQLDIETDSPDGSFSDADKPEDRVLAIGLRFGDRDRTLVLAEKTDAAEKALLEQLNAVLAEEDPDTLEGHNIFKFDLDYLRRRAKRLKVPCAWGRFGQRAKFRSSRLKVAERWIDFPRCDLPGRTVVDTFLLVQLYDISTRELTAFGLKDVAIHFGITPADGGDRTYLAGNLIHQAYTDDRPTFLAYLADDLRETKGIADRLLPTYFEQVKTFPITLQEATLRGTTGKIDLLFLEHYFHAGRATPVPPEVRPFEGGFTRSFETGVFKHVLHFDVASLYPSLLLNIGRNPVNDPLGVFIPLLKQLREYRLRYKRLARESDDVEERAEAAARQASFKILINSFYGYLGFSGARFGDGELAAEVTRRGRELLQGLIDELQRQGATILEADTDGIYLSAPDYFEQPEQLLAKASAILPEGIELEYDGRYDAMFCYKAKNYAIYDGERITLKGSALRSRGMEPFLKRLSDSLISHLLGAGGESPADLVVQYRDTIPAGKVAIADLAKTEVLSQNPDAYERFIAGGGKPRRASAEVSLRMQPPPRMGDRVSYYILPRQKGQTSDWQRANPVGEYDPLQAPYDPKYYLKKLEDWVTRYEPFLDAAKLGPTEQQGELL; from the coding sequence ATGACTGCGCCGGCCGCTGGTTCTCTCTGCGGGATCTGGGTCGATCGCGACGGCACGGTTCATCTATCCCATCGCACCGCCGACGGCGGTCGTCTGGCGTCATCGGTGCCGCTGCGGCCGTTTGCGTGGTTGGCCGAGGCTCCGGATGACGGTGCTTTCGCTGGTGTGGAAGTGCGGCCCTTGGAAGGCGAGGGCGCGTTCACCTGGATAGCCGAAGCTGAGTCGCTTTCGACCTACGACGCCTTGGTCAAGTCGACACGCGGTGGGTGGGCTTGCGATGCAGTGAAGCCGCTGGAGAGCCAGCATCTGCTGCGCGAACGCCAGCGGTTGTTTGCAGACGTTAGTTTCGGGCAGCTCCGTCGTTGCCAGCTCGATATCGAAACGGATTCGCCGGATGGCTCGTTCAGCGATGCGGACAAACCGGAGGACCGCGTGCTGGCGATCGGGCTGCGTTTTGGCGATCGCGATCGCACGCTCGTCCTGGCCGAAAAAACCGACGCCGCCGAAAAGGCCTTGCTCGAACAGCTCAACGCCGTGCTGGCAGAGGAAGACCCCGACACCCTCGAAGGGCACAACATCTTCAAGTTCGACCTCGATTACCTGCGCCGTCGGGCCAAGCGCCTCAAGGTGCCGTGTGCGTGGGGCCGTTTTGGGCAGCGCGCCAAGTTTCGCAGCAGTCGCCTAAAGGTGGCGGAGCGCTGGATTGATTTTCCGCGCTGCGACCTGCCAGGCCGCACGGTCGTCGACACGTTCCTGCTCGTGCAGCTTTACGACATTTCGACGCGCGAGCTCACCGCGTTCGGCCTGAAGGATGTGGCCATCCACTTCGGCATCACGCCGGCCGATGGCGGTGATCGCACTTACCTTGCCGGCAACCTAATCCACCAGGCTTACACCGATGATCGGCCGACATTTTTGGCTTACCTGGCCGATGACTTGCGCGAGACCAAGGGCATCGCCGATCGCCTGCTCCCGACCTATTTCGAGCAGGTCAAAACGTTCCCGATCACGTTGCAGGAAGCCACGCTGCGCGGCACGACAGGCAAGATCGATCTGCTCTTTCTCGAGCACTATTTTCATGCCGGTCGGGCGACGCCGGTGCCGCCCGAAGTGCGTCCTTTTGAAGGCGGTTTCACCCGTAGCTTTGAGACCGGCGTATTCAAACACGTCCTACACTTCGACGTCGCGTCGCTCTATCCGAGCCTGCTGCTGAACATCGGCCGCAACCCGGTGAATGATCCGCTGGGTGTTTTTATTCCACTTCTCAAGCAGCTCCGCGAATACCGCCTGCGCTACAAGCGGCTCGCGCGGGAGAGCGACGATGTCGAGGAACGAGCCGAAGCCGCCGCGCGCCAGGCCAGTTTTAAGATCTTGATCAATTCGTTCTACGGCTACCTCGGCTTTTCCGGCGCCCGGTTTGGCGACGGCGAATTGGCTGCGGAGGTGACGCGTCGTGGCCGCGAGCTCTTGCAGGGTTTGATTGATGAACTGCAGCGGCAGGGCGCCACGATCCTAGAAGCGGATACCGACGGCATCTACCTGTCCGCGCCGGATTACTTCGAGCAACCCGAACAGCTCTTGGCCAAAGCGTCCGCGATTCTGCCGGAGGGCATCGAGTTGGAGTATGACGGTCGTTACGACGCGATGTTCTGCTACAAAGCCAAGAACTACGCGATCTACGATGGTGAACGCATCACGCTTAAAGGCAGCGCCCTGCGTTCGCGTGGCATGGAGCCCTTTCTCAAGCGCCTCAGCGACAGCCTCATTTCGCATTTGCTGGGCGCAGGCGGCGAATCTCCGGCCGATCTGGTGGTGCAGTATCGCGACACGATCCCGGCGGGCAAGGTGGCGATCGCCGACTTGGCCAAGACGGAGGTGCTCAGTCAGAATCCCGACGCCTACGAACGGTTCATCGCCGGCGGGGGCAAACCGCGCCGAGCCTCGGCCGAGGTGTCGCTGCGCATGCAACCACCGCCGCGCATGGGCGATCGGGTGAGTTATTACATTCTGCCGCGACAGAAAGGTCAGACCAGTGACTGGCAGCGCGCGAATCCAGTCGGTGAATACGACCCGCTGCAGGCCCCCTACGATCCCAAGTATTATCTCAAAAAGCTCGAAGACTGGGTGACGCGCTACGAACCGTTTCTGGACGCAGCCAAACTCGGTCCGACCGAGCAGCAGGGCGAGTTGCTTTAG
- a CDS encoding DUF1516 family protein yields MSPAFYHVLHLLSLIVLTGGTFYGFAGPAESRKKVMIFTGIASLLMLISGVGLLHKLSYGFPGWAIVKIVCWLGLAGLAGIGYRKRDKAGLFMTIILALVFVALVMVYQRPF; encoded by the coding sequence ATGTCGCCCGCGTTCTACCACGTCCTCCACCTCCTTTCGCTCATCGTCCTCACGGGAGGCACGTTCTACGGGTTCGCCGGTCCGGCGGAATCGCGTAAGAAGGTGATGATCTTCACCGGTATCGCGAGTTTGCTGATGCTCATCAGCGGCGTCGGTTTGCTGCACAAGTTGAGCTATGGTTTTCCCGGCTGGGCGATCGTGAAGATCGTGTGCTGGCTCGGTCTCGCCGGTCTCGCGGGCATCGGCTACCGCAAACGCGACAAAGCCGGTCTCTTCATGACCATCATCCTGGCCCTCGTGTTTGTGGCGTTGGTGATGGTTTACCAACGTCCGTTCTAA